One uncultured Alphaproteobacteria bacterium genomic region harbors:
- a CDS encoding Dehydrogenase, with protein MKIVVSDCDHDSLDVEEKVLARDGLSFELFQCRTEDDTVARCKGAVIILNQYAPMTRKVIAALKPELRQIVRYGVGVNNIDLAAATEFGVQVCNVPDYSIDEVSDQALTMMMALARKLVPMNAATHAGAWDYQQSIPVFRLSERTVGVIGLGRIGRRFAEKAHALGCTVIGYDPVFAPAADDFVAARSLDEVLRTADIVSVHCPLTDGTRHLIDAAALAKMKRTALLINVSRGGIVDEEALAAALGTGRIAAAALDVAEVEPLPAASPLRGLANCLLTPHMGWYSAEAGLELKRKVAEEAARMARGEPVRYPVNTVS; from the coding sequence ATGAAAATCGTCGTTTCCGACTGCGACCACGATTCCCTCGACGTCGAGGAGAAGGTGCTGGCGCGCGACGGACTGTCGTTCGAACTGTTCCAGTGCCGCACCGAGGACGACACCGTCGCCCGCTGCAAGGGTGCGGTGATCATCCTCAACCAGTATGCGCCGATGACCCGCAAGGTGATCGCCGCGCTCAAGCCCGAGCTGCGGCAGATCGTGCGCTACGGCGTCGGCGTCAACAACATCGACCTCGCCGCCGCCACCGAGTTCGGCGTGCAGGTCTGCAACGTGCCCGACTACAGCATCGACGAGGTCTCCGACCAGGCGCTGACGATGATGATGGCGCTGGCGCGCAAGCTGGTGCCGATGAACGCCGCGACCCACGCGGGCGCGTGGGACTACCAGCAGTCGATTCCGGTGTTCCGGCTGTCGGAACGCACCGTCGGGGTGATCGGCCTCGGCCGCATCGGCCGCCGCTTCGCCGAGAAGGCCCACGCCCTCGGCTGCACGGTGATCGGCTACGATCCCGTCTTCGCCCCGGCGGCCGACGACTTCGTCGCCGCCCGCTCCCTCGACGAGGTGCTGCGCACCGCCGACATCGTCTCGGTCCACTGCCCGCTCACCGACGGCACCCGCCACCTGATCGACGCGGCGGCGCTGGCGAAGATGAAGCGCACCGCGCTGCTGATCAACGTCTCGCGCGGCGGCATCGTCGACGAGGAGGCGCTCGCCGCGGCCCTCGGCACCGGCCGCATCGCCGCCGCCGCCCTCGACGTCGCCGAGGTCGAGCCTCTGCCCGCGGCCTCGCCCCTGCGCGGCCTCGCCAACTGCCTGCTGACGCCGCACATGGGCTGGTATTCGGCGGAGGCGGGGCTCGAACTCAAGCGCAAGGTCGCCGAGGAGGCGGCCCGCATGGCGCGGGGCGAGCCGGTGCGCTACCCGGTCAACACGGTTTCCTGA
- a CDS encoding Aminotransferase, class IV has protein sequence MNRIVYLNGAWLPEAEAKVSIFDRGYVFGDAIYEVTAVARGKLMDYAGHVARLKRSVGEVAMTLPVSDDELLAIHREIVARNRLDEGLIYLQISRGAADRDFHYPENPQPTLSLFTQAKRYLDDGAAVKSGIAVISLPDLRWARRDIKTVQLLYPSMAKMEAEKLGAQDAFLIEDGFVTEATSSTAHIVTAKGALVTRQLSHAILPGITRGSILSLAREAGIPVEERAFTIDEAKNAAEAFVTSATQLVQPVVKIDDAVIGNGKPGPVAMRLRKLYTDYHLAHLI, from the coding sequence ATGAACCGGATTGTCTATTTGAACGGTGCCTGGTTGCCGGAAGCGGAGGCGAAGGTTTCGATCTTCGACCGCGGCTACGTGTTCGGCGACGCGATCTACGAAGTCACCGCGGTGGCGCGCGGCAAGCTGATGGATTACGCGGGTCACGTCGCCCGCCTGAAGCGCTCGGTCGGCGAGGTCGCGATGACCCTGCCGGTTTCCGACGACGAACTGCTCGCCATCCACCGCGAGATCGTCGCCCGCAATCGCCTCGACGAAGGCCTGATCTACCTCCAGATCTCGCGCGGCGCGGCCGACCGCGATTTTCACTATCCCGAAAATCCCCAGCCGACCCTGTCGCTGTTCACCCAGGCGAAGCGATATCTCGACGACGGCGCGGCGGTGAAATCGGGGATCGCGGTGATCTCGCTGCCCGACCTGCGCTGGGCGCGCCGCGACATCAAGACCGTGCAGTTGCTCTATCCGTCGATGGCGAAGATGGAAGCCGAAAAGCTCGGCGCCCAGGACGCCTTCCTGATCGAGGACGGCTTCGTCACCGAAGCGACCTCGTCGACCGCGCACATCGTCACCGCCAAGGGCGCGCTGGTGACCCGCCAACTCAGCCACGCGATCCTGCCCGGCATCACCCGCGGCTCGATTCTGTCGCTGGCGCGCGAGGCGGGCATCCCGGTCGAGGAACGCGCCTTCACCATCGACGAGGCGAAGAACGCCGCCGAGGCATTCGTCACCTCCGCCACGCAACTGGTGCAGCCGGTGGTGAAGATCGACGACGCGGTCATCGGCAACGGCAAACCCGGCCCGGTGGCGATGCGCCTGCGCAAGCTCTACACCGACTATCACCTCGCCCACCTGATCTGA
- a CDS encoding conserved exported hypothetical protein (Evidence 4 : Homologs of previously reported genes of unknown function), giving the protein MKKILTLCLSALMLTSFCGVASAADKKYTIRVAYYFPTSHPAHKSLEYFKQNIEKDSNGAIEIQLFPNNQLGNEETFIDSIKRGIVQMAVSGGLVKKDEIKLALVEPPFVFESWKQAKAAYTGPIGKEIVGDYTKKTGVMVVGYSVNGFREISSSFAIRNMDDLGKMKIRVPTNEIYVNMFKAMGTTPVMMPMGEIYNALETKVVDGQDNPYSTVRASGWWEVQKYMLETRHMFVANPWLVNKKFFDGMPANLQKVFTDNVAKAIDYNWSISEQDDLDSRKFIQSKGVEIVVPSPEFRQKIKDSMKDFYKWYYEFVPGSEAIIAKMEALPK; this is encoded by the coding sequence ATGAAGAAGATTCTTACTCTGTGTCTTTCGGCGCTGATGCTCACCTCGTTCTGCGGAGTGGCGTCGGCGGCGGACAAGAAATACACCATCCGCGTCGCGTACTACTTCCCCACCAGCCATCCGGCCCACAAGTCGCTCGAATACTTCAAGCAGAACATCGAGAAGGACAGCAACGGCGCCATCGAGATCCAGCTCTTCCCCAACAACCAACTCGGCAACGAGGAAACCTTCATCGACTCGATCAAGCGCGGCATCGTGCAGATGGCGGTCTCGGGCGGTCTGGTGAAGAAGGACGAGATCAAGCTCGCCCTGGTCGAGCCGCCGTTCGTGTTCGAAAGCTGGAAGCAGGCCAAAGCCGCCTACACCGGCCCGATCGGCAAGGAAATCGTCGGCGACTACACCAAGAAGACCGGCGTGATGGTGGTCGGCTACTCGGTCAACGGCTTCCGTGAGATCTCGTCGAGCTTCGCGATCCGCAACATGGACGATCTCGGCAAGATGAAGATCCGCGTTCCCACCAACGAGATCTACGTCAACATGTTCAAGGCGATGGGAACGACGCCGGTGATGATGCCGATGGGCGAGATCTACAACGCCCTCGAAACCAAGGTCGTGGACGGCCAGGACAACCCCTACTCGACGGTGCGCGCCTCGGGCTGGTGGGAAGTCCAGAAATACATGCTCGAAACCCGCCACATGTTCGTCGCCAATCCTTGGCTGGTGAACAAGAAGTTCTTCGACGGCATGCCGGCGAACCTGCAGAAGGTGTTCACCGACAACGTCGCCAAGGCGATCGACTACAACTGGTCGATCTCCGAGCAGGACGATCTCGACTCCCGCAAGTTCATCCAATCGAAGGGTGTGGAAATCGTCGTGCCTTCGCCGGAATTCCGCCAGAAGATCAAGGATTCGATGAAGGACTTCTATAAGTGGTACTACGAGTTCGTGCCGGGCTCGGAGGCGATCATCGCCAAGATGGAAGCCCTGCCCAAGTAA
- the yiaN gene encoding 2,3-diketo-L-gulonate TRAP transporter large permease protein YiaN: MEFFIFLGSLFILLFTGIPIGFVLMLCGIIMMGYMGLDDTMIMAQQMIDGTSNYILTAIPFFILAGEIMHHGGISRRLVRFAELIVGRARGGLGYVTILASIMFAGLSGVAIADVSALGSILIPLMVEAGYRRDRSTGLVCASSLMAPIIPPSLPLIVLGVTVELSIGRLFMAGIFPGLLLGVSLMAVWYFVVRKDGYTQAVAVPKEEVMPIVRDAVPAMLMPVIIIVGIRFGFFTPTEGGAVAAVYALLVAVFVYRELNLKSLMDALYNAAKGAATVMFIVATAYTVGWLITIAQVPQQLIAMFQDLTASPVRLLLLLNVMLLALGMVLDLTPIILIFAPVIYPLIRAAGIDPYYFAIVMILNLCIGLLTPPVGTVLYVGCSVSGLKIGNIVRGIGPFLLVEVAVLLLLILFPQLVLVPLQYLG, encoded by the coding sequence ATGGAATTCTTCATCTTTCTCGGATCGCTGTTCATCCTGCTGTTCACCGGCATTCCGATCGGTTTCGTGCTGATGCTCTGCGGCATCATCATGATGGGCTACATGGGCCTCGACGACACCATGATCATGGCCCAGCAGATGATCGACGGCACCTCCAACTACATCCTCACCGCGATCCCGTTCTTCATCCTCGCGGGCGAGATCATGCATCACGGCGGCATTTCGCGCCGCCTGGTGCGGTTCGCCGAGCTGATCGTCGGCCGCGCCCGCGGCGGCCTCGGCTACGTCACCATCCTCGCCAGCATCATGTTCGCCGGACTGTCGGGCGTCGCCATCGCCGACGTCTCCGCCCTCGGCAGCATCCTGATTCCGCTGATGGTGGAAGCGGGCTACCGCCGCGACCGCTCGACCGGCCTCGTCTGCGCCAGCTCGCTGATGGCGCCGATCATCCCGCCGAGCCTGCCGCTGATCGTGCTCGGCGTCACCGTCGAGCTGTCGATCGGGCGGCTGTTCATGGCGGGCATCTTCCCCGGCCTGCTGCTCGGCGTCTCGCTGATGGCGGTGTGGTACTTCGTGGTGCGCAAGGACGGCTATACCCAGGCGGTCGCGGTGCCGAAGGAAGAGGTGATGCCGATCGTGCGCGACGCGGTCCCGGCGATGCTGATGCCGGTGATCATCATCGTCGGCATCCGGTTCGGCTTTTTCACCCCCACCGAGGGCGGCGCGGTGGCGGCGGTCTACGCCCTGCTGGTGGCGGTGTTCGTCTACCGCGAGCTCAACCTGAAGTCGCTGATGGACGCCCTCTACAACGCCGCGAAGGGCGCGGCCACGGTGATGTTCATCGTCGCCACCGCCTACACCGTCGGGTGGCTGATCACCATCGCCCAAGTGCCGCAGCAGCTCATCGCGATGTTCCAGGATCTCACCGCGAGCCCGGTGCGGCTGCTGCTGCTGCTCAACGTGATGCTGCTGGCGCTCGGCATGGTGCTCGACCTGACGCCGATCATCCTGATCTTCGCGCCGGTGATCTACCCGCTGATCCGCGCCGCCGGGATCGACCCGTACTACTTCGCGATCGTGATGATCCTCAACCTCTGCATCGGTCTGCTGACGCCGCCGGTGGGCACGGTGCTCTACGTCGGCTGCTCGGTGAGCGGCCTCAAGATCGGCAACATCGTGCGCGGCATCGGGCCGTTCCTGCTGGTGGAGGTGGCGGTGCTGCTGCTGCTGATCCTGTTCCCGCAACTGGTGCTGGTGCCGCTGCAATACCTCGGCTGA
- a CDS encoding Dehydrogenase, producing MKALVYTAPERVEVREVAEPAPRPGAVKVRMRYCGVCGSDIGIFAGKHPRAKPPLILGHEFVGTVADANGDRRFAVGDRVVGYPLLSCGECLPCRTGTPHVCRSLRLVGIDVDGAMAEAAWIDGDALVKVPACLSDEVAALVEPLAVVVRSLRQARFRLLDSAVVIGAGPIGALTAIVLGHSGASRIVVADVDDARLSVCRELGIETVDVRRTPLVDLIADTTGGDGVDVVFECSGAESAARDATRICRIGGTVCMTAVHKAPHAVDLRELNFKEQTLVGSRVYTRREFEMSAAHAATIADDLETLVTQVVPLSGAGNVFGMIADPAVLTVKLLVDCTR from the coding sequence ATGAAGGCGCTCGTCTACACGGCTCCGGAACGGGTCGAGGTCCGCGAGGTTGCGGAGCCCGCGCCCCGCCCGGGGGCGGTCAAGGTGCGGATGCGGTATTGCGGGGTCTGCGGCTCGGACATCGGCATCTTCGCGGGCAAGCACCCGCGCGCGAAGCCGCCGCTGATTCTCGGCCACGAGTTCGTCGGCACCGTCGCCGACGCGAACGGCGACCGCCGCTTCGCCGTCGGCGACCGGGTGGTCGGCTATCCGCTGCTGTCCTGCGGCGAGTGCCTGCCCTGCCGCACCGGCACACCGCACGTCTGCCGGTCGCTGCGGCTGGTCGGCATCGACGTCGACGGCGCGATGGCCGAAGCCGCCTGGATCGACGGCGACGCCCTGGTCAAGGTGCCCGCCTGCCTCTCCGACGAGGTCGCTGCGCTGGTGGAGCCGCTCGCGGTGGTGGTGCGGTCGCTGCGTCAGGCGCGCTTCCGTCTGCTCGACTCCGCGGTGGTGATCGGCGCCGGGCCGATCGGGGCGCTCACCGCCATCGTCCTCGGCCACAGCGGCGCCTCGCGGATCGTGGTCGCCGACGTCGACGACGCGCGGCTGTCGGTCTGCCGCGAGCTCGGCATCGAGACCGTCGACGTCCGCCGCACCCCGCTCGTCGACCTCATCGCCGACACCACCGGCGGCGACGGCGTCGACGTGGTGTTCGAGTGCTCGGGCGCGGAAAGCGCGGCGCGCGACGCCACCCGGATCTGCCGCATCGGCGGCACCGTATGCATGACCGCGGTGCACAAGGCGCCCCACGCCGTCGACCTGCGCGAGCTCAACTTCAAGGAGCAGACGCTCGTCGGCAGCCGCGTCTACACCCGGCGCGAGTTCGAAATGAGCGCCGCCCACGCGGCGACGATCGCCGACGACCTCGAAACCCTCGTCACCCAGGTGGTGCCGCTGAGCGGCGCGGGAAACGTCTTCGGGATGATCGCCGATCCGGCGGTCCTCACCGTCAAGCTTCTCGTCGACTGCACCCGATGA
- a CDS encoding Iron-sulfur cluster binding protein, with protein sequence MEKIVSSTRLFHEIIAASKPAFEKMCGATPIPRFRAARQSFPTDRVGDVAAAARAALAAPGCLDRIKPGMRIAIGVGSRGIANLPLLTRELAAAIRAAGGEPFIVPAMGSHGGATAEGQAEMLAGLGVDEAACGAPVVSSMEVRQIGETRMEIKGTPVTIPVYLDAAALDADGIVLVQRVKPHTAFRGRYESGLCKMLVIGLGKHRGAMAYHRYGFGPFAELMPKVAAQVLRAAPVLFGLAVVENAYHDTALVEAVPAAAFLAREPELLEYAFSLMGRLYFDHLDVLIVEEIGKNFSGDGMDPNITGTFPTPFAGQGLDVESRVVLRLSEETHGNAIGLGMADFSTVRAFLQADPIPTYTNSLTSRVSCVAKVPLLMPDDETAIKAAIYKSTSPTAEVPRIVKIRNTGNMELIEISEALWAEAEAHPSVALEGAPYALRFDAERMLLPEGA encoded by the coding sequence ATGGAGAAGATCGTGTCCTCAACCCGTCTGTTCCATGAGATCATCGCCGCCTCGAAGCCCGCGTTCGAGAAGATGTGCGGCGCCACCCCGATCCCGCGGTTCCGCGCGGCGCGGCAGAGCTTCCCCACCGACCGCGTCGGCGACGTCGCCGCGGCGGCGCGGGCGGCGCTCGCCGCACCCGGCTGCCTCGACCGCATCAAACCCGGCATGCGCATCGCCATCGGCGTCGGCAGCCGCGGCATCGCCAACCTGCCGCTGCTGACGCGGGAGCTGGCCGCGGCGATCCGGGCCGCGGGCGGCGAGCCGTTCATCGTCCCCGCGATGGGCAGCCACGGCGGCGCCACCGCCGAGGGTCAGGCGGAAATGCTCGCCGGGCTCGGCGTCGACGAGGCCGCCTGCGGCGCGCCGGTGGTGTCGTCGATGGAGGTGCGGCAGATCGGCGAGACGCGGATGGAGATCAAGGGCACGCCGGTGACGATCCCGGTGTACCTCGACGCCGCCGCCCTCGACGCCGACGGCATCGTGCTGGTGCAGCGGGTCAAGCCGCACACCGCCTTCCGCGGCCGCTACGAAAGCGGGTTGTGCAAGATGCTGGTGATCGGCCTCGGCAAGCACCGCGGCGCGATGGCCTACCACCGCTACGGCTTCGGCCCGTTCGCCGAACTGATGCCGAAGGTGGCGGCGCAGGTGCTGCGGGCGGCGCCGGTACTGTTCGGCCTCGCGGTGGTGGAGAACGCCTATCACGACACCGCGCTGGTCGAGGCGGTGCCCGCCGCGGCCTTCCTCGCGCGCGAGCCGGAATTGCTGGAGTACGCCTTCTCGCTGATGGGGCGGCTGTACTTCGACCATCTCGACGTGCTGATCGTCGAGGAGATCGGCAAGAACTTCTCCGGCGACGGCATGGACCCCAACATCACCGGCACCTTCCCGACGCCGTTCGCCGGGCAGGGCCTCGACGTCGAAAGCCGGGTGGTGCTGCGCCTCTCCGAGGAGACCCACGGCAACGCCATCGGCCTCGGCATGGCGGATTTCTCGACCGTGCGCGCGTTCCTCCAGGCCGACCCGATTCCCACCTACACCAACTCGCTCACCTCGCGGGTGTCGTGCGTCGCCAAGGTGCCGCTGCTGATGCCCGACGACGAAACCGCGATCAAGGCGGCGATCTACAAGTCCACCAGCCCCACCGCCGAGGTTCCGCGCATCGTCAAGATCCGCAACACCGGCAACATGGAGCTGATCGAGATCTCCGAGGCGCTGTGGGCCGAGGCGGAGGCGCATCCCTCGGTCGCGCTCGAGGGCGCGCCCTATGCCCTGCGGTTCGACGCCGAGCGGATGCTGTTGCCCGAAGGGGCATGA
- the uxaA gene encoding altronate hydrolase (Evidence 2a : Function of homologous gene experimentally demonstrated in an other organism; PubMedId : 3038546, 4570160; Product type e : enzyme) has translation MAKVLRIHPADAVAVALEPLAAGTAIPDFGVVLAADIPQAHKFALRPIAAGEKVIKYGAPIGIARTAIAAGDHVHTHNLKTGLGDILAYAYADAPPPAAAPAAAPRIRAFERANGEIGIRNDLWIIPLVGCVNGLAANLAKRVEAAGILPEGSRVMVLAHPYGCSQLGDDMANTRAILQDHALHPNAGGVLILGLGCENTTLEYFREGFAPPDPRRIRYLVSQRVDDEYEAGLAACRELAATMADDRRVETGADRLRIGLKCGGSDGLSGITANPLLGAFSDWLCGVGGTTVLTEVPEMFGAERILMARAETRAVFDKTVALINDFKAYYIAANQPIYENPSPGNKDGGITTLEEKSLGCTQKAGHAPVRDVLPYGGRIATPGLNLLSAPGNDGVAITALSAAGCHMVLFTTGRGNPLGGVVPAVKVSSNTALATRKPHWIDFDAGPIASGAASLDELRDAFVRTVLDVANGRQTRNEINGIADLMIFKNGVTL, from the coding sequence ATGGCCAAGGTTCTGCGCATCCACCCCGCCGACGCCGTCGCCGTCGCCCTCGAACCGCTCGCCGCGGGCACCGCGATCCCGGACTTCGGGGTCGTCCTTGCCGCCGATATCCCCCAGGCCCACAAGTTCGCGCTCCGGCCGATCGCCGCCGGCGAAAAGGTGATCAAATACGGCGCGCCGATCGGCATCGCCCGCACCGCGATCGCGGCGGGCGACCACGTCCACACCCACAACCTCAAGACCGGGCTGGGCGACATCCTCGCCTACGCCTACGCCGATGCGCCGCCGCCCGCCGCCGCACCCGCCGCCGCACCGCGCATCCGCGCGTTCGAACGGGCGAACGGCGAGATCGGCATCCGCAACGACCTCTGGATCATTCCACTGGTCGGCTGCGTCAACGGCCTCGCCGCCAACCTCGCGAAACGCGTCGAGGCGGCGGGAATCCTGCCCGAGGGTTCGCGGGTGATGGTGCTCGCCCACCCCTACGGCTGTTCGCAGCTCGGCGACGACATGGCCAACACCCGCGCGATCCTTCAGGACCACGCCCTCCATCCCAACGCGGGCGGCGTGCTGATCCTCGGGCTCGGGTGCGAGAACACCACCCTCGAATATTTCCGCGAGGGATTCGCGCCACCCGATCCGCGCCGCATCCGCTACCTCGTCAGCCAGCGCGTCGACGACGAATACGAAGCCGGGCTCGCGGCCTGCCGCGAACTGGCGGCGACGATGGCGGACGACCGGCGCGTCGAAACCGGCGCCGACCGCCTGCGTATCGGCCTCAAGTGCGGCGGCTCCGACGGACTTTCGGGGATCACCGCCAATCCGCTGCTGGGCGCGTTCTCCGACTGGCTGTGCGGCGTCGGCGGCACCACCGTGCTCACCGAAGTGCCGGAGATGTTCGGCGCCGAGCGGATTCTCATGGCACGCGCCGAAACCCGCGCGGTGTTCGACAAGACGGTGGCGCTGATCAACGACTTCAAGGCCTACTACATCGCCGCCAATCAGCCGATCTACGAGAACCCCTCGCCCGGCAACAAGGACGGCGGCATCACCACGCTCGAGGAGAAGTCCCTCGGCTGCACCCAGAAGGCCGGGCACGCGCCGGTGCGCGACGTGCTGCCCTACGGCGGGAGGATCGCCACCCCCGGGCTCAACCTGCTCTCCGCGCCCGGCAACGACGGCGTCGCGATCACCGCGCTCTCCGCCGCCGGGTGCCACATGGTGCTGTTCACCACCGGCCGCGGCAATCCGCTCGGCGGCGTGGTTCCCGCGGTCAAGGTGTCGAGCAACACCGCCCTCGCCACCCGCAAGCCGCACTGGATCGACTTCGACGCCGGGCCGATCGCCAGCGGCGCGGCGAGCCTCGACGAACTCCGCGACGCTTTCGTCCGCACCGTCCTCGACGTCGCGAACGGCAGGCAGACCCGCAACGAGATCAACGGCATCGCCGATCTCATGATCTTCAAGAACGGCGTCACCCTGTAG
- a CDS encoding putative TRAP transporter small permease protein HI_1030 (Evidence 3 : Function proposed based on presence of conserved amino acid motif, structural feature or limited homology) — MSTGICERFGQVYKFLLGSVLGCMVLIVFVNVVLRKFFHSGISFTEEGLRYLFVWMSYLGIVAAYKTNDHIRVTMLVDHLPARVHAALGLVMNAVILYALWFCTDGGFVYIEANAGTYGELIKVPYYLVIFSIIFACLSIGAMTIVEMFGQARFLLRGESR; from the coding sequence ATGTCTACGGGTATCTGCGAGCGTTTCGGACAGGTTTATAAATTTCTTCTCGGATCCGTGCTCGGCTGCATGGTCCTGATCGTCTTCGTCAACGTCGTCCTGCGCAAGTTCTTCCACTCGGGGATTTCGTTCACCGAGGAGGGACTACGCTATCTCTTCGTCTGGATGTCGTATCTCGGCATCGTCGCCGCCTACAAGACCAACGACCACATCCGCGTGACGATGCTGGTCGACCACCTCCCCGCACGCGTCCACGCCGCGCTCGGGCTGGTGATGAACGCGGTGATCCTCTACGCGTTGTGGTTCTGCACCGACGGCGGCTTCGTCTACATCGAGGCCAACGCCGGAACCTACGGCGAACTGATCAAGGTGCCGTACTACCTGGTGATCTTCTCGATCATCTTCGCCTGCCTCAGCATCGGCGCGATGACGATCGTCGAGATGTTCGGCCAGGCGCGCTTCCTTCTCCGCGGGGAGAGCCGGTAA
- a CDS encoding Glucose 1-dehydrogenase, translating into MNLLEGKVAVITGASSGIGRAIARLFAEHGAAVVLGARRRDRLDEVVAEIRAEGGRAYASAGDVGLPETHERLVADAIHEFGGLDIAVNNAGTVGAAKPLAEIAPEDWQRTLTVNLTAAYLGARSQIPAMLERGGGSIVFTSSFVGTSVGLPGMAAYGASKAGLMGLVKGIAADYAARGIRANALLPGGVDTEMAGDQSQKDWAAGLHAMKRIARPEEIASAALFLSSSLASFVTGSALFADGGNAAVK; encoded by the coding sequence ATGAATCTTCTCGAAGGAAAGGTTGCGGTGATCACGGGTGCGTCGTCCGGCATCGGGCGGGCGATTGCGCGGCTCTTTGCCGAGCATGGTGCGGCGGTCGTCCTCGGCGCCCGACGTCGGGACCGGTTGGACGAGGTTGTCGCCGAAATTCGCGCCGAGGGCGGGCGCGCCTATGCGTCCGCCGGAGACGTCGGCCTTCCCGAAACCCATGAGCGGCTCGTTGCCGACGCGATCCACGAGTTCGGCGGCCTCGATATCGCCGTCAACAATGCAGGCACCGTCGGCGCGGCGAAGCCGCTCGCCGAAATCGCGCCGGAAGACTGGCAACGCACGCTGACCGTCAACCTGACCGCCGCATATCTCGGCGCGCGCAGCCAGATACCGGCGATGCTCGAGCGGGGCGGGGGCTCCATCGTCTTCACGTCCAGCTTCGTCGGAACCAGCGTGGGTCTTCCCGGCATGGCCGCCTACGGCGCATCGAAGGCCGGTTTGATGGGGTTGGTGAAGGGCATAGCCGCCGACTACGCCGCCCGGGGCATCCGGGCCAACGCGCTTTTGCCGGGCGGGGTGGATACCGAAATGGCCGGCGATCAAAGTCAAAAGGACTGGGCCGCCGGGCTTCATGCGATGAAGCGGATCGCCCGGCCCGAGGAGATCGCGTCGGCGGCGCTTTTTCTGTCCAGCTCCCTGGCCAGTTTCGTCACCGGATCGGCGCTTTTTGCGGATGGCGGCAACGCCGCCGTGAAATAG
- the dgoK gene encoding 2-keto-3-deoxy-galactonokinase — protein sequence MTQGSTSSSAPALLALDWGTSSLRAFLLDTEGRSLATRGLPYGIQHLPQPGVEGFEQAFREIAGAWLEASPRLPVVASGMVGSAQGWKEMAYIPCPADVRVLAEQAGWIESRSGVNILVAPGVLFDPPDAAPDVIRGEEIQIAGALALHPEARAASCMVLPGTHSKWVRVENGRITEFFTYMTGELYALLCQHSILGRLMPPAAGEIAEEAFVHGLRIAADGAPGDLPHQLFSTRTLGLTGRVPRTALRDYLSGLLIGHEIVSGLAKMREVLKPGDTVLMIGEPALCRRYELAFAKTTDHPTLHTADMAAAGLFRFAAAAGLIGTRVEA from the coding sequence ATGACTCAAGGTTCGACGTCGTCTTCCGCCCCCGCCCTGCTCGCGCTCGACTGGGGCACCAGTTCCCTGCGCGCGTTCCTGCTCGACACCGAGGGGCGGAGTCTCGCGACCCGCGGCCTGCCCTACGGCATTCAGCACCTGCCGCAACCCGGGGTCGAAGGCTTCGAACAGGCGTTCCGCGAGATCGCCGGGGCGTGGCTCGAGGCCTCCCCGAGGCTGCCGGTGGTCGCGTCCGGCATGGTCGGCAGCGCCCAGGGGTGGAAGGAGATGGCCTACATCCCCTGCCCCGCCGACGTGCGGGTGCTCGCCGAACAGGCGGGCTGGATCGAAAGCCGCAGCGGCGTCAACATCCTGGTCGCCCCGGGCGTGCTGTTCGACCCGCCGGACGCGGCCCCCGACGTGATCCGCGGCGAGGAGATCCAGATCGCCGGCGCGCTCGCGCTGCATCCGGAGGCGCGCGCGGCGTCGTGCATGGTGCTGCCCGGCACCCATTCGAAGTGGGTGCGCGTCGAGAACGGCCGCATCACCGAGTTCTTCACCTACATGACCGGCGAGCTCTACGCGCTGCTGTGCCAGCACTCGATTCTCGGCCGCCTGATGCCGCCCGCGGCAGGCGAGATCGCGGAAGAGGCGTTCGTGCACGGCCTCCGGATCGCGGCCGACGGCGCTCCGGGCGACCTGCCGCACCAGTTGTTCTCGACCCGCACCCTCGGCCTCACCGGGCGGGTGCCGCGCACCGCGCTGCGCGACTACCTCTCGGGCCTGCTGATCGGCCACGAGATCGTCTCCGGCCTCGCCAAGATGCGCGAGGTGCTCAAGCCCGGCGACACCGTGCTGATGATCGGCGAACCGGCGCTGTGCCGACGCTACGAACTCGCGTTCGCGAAAACCACCGACCACCCGACCCTGCACACCGCCGACATGGCCGCCGCCGGACTGTTCCGCTTCGCCGCCGCCGCCGGGCTGATCGGCACGCGGGTGGAGGCGTGA